A region of the Arachis hypogaea cultivar Tifrunner chromosome 15, arahy.Tifrunner.gnm2.J5K5, whole genome shotgun sequence genome:
ATTGATTTTTCCTTTACTTCAggtgaaacataaaaaattctatttaaactATAATTCACcgaaataatattatcatttatttatgaattataGCGCACAGATAGTACTTAAatttagaaaaagtataggtaacgaataatatttttgaataatgtaTGAACAAtatgaattaatagggttaaaaaagtaaattaatcttaaatttaattagtagtattaaattaagatatatagtgtatttttatttgattggtagttgttcatgttgttcaagatgGTCATTGTTTATCtagaaatggatcctctccaatttttttaacacttgaggaaataaaatgtgatctctcactattaattttataaatgagatcaaaattaaatatgagagagagaataataaaaaGTGAGAGATCACGAATGacaccatccaattttttttttattggagaGAATCTACCCTCTTATTTACCTAACACTCCCCTTAAATTTATTAGCAAAACCCAAATAAAGTCAACTTTGCATTCAAGAAGTTTGGtagttatataataaataaatattttatgaaataTCAATAATGCTAGAAAGATAACATTTAAAGTTATTTTGTTTTGTGTGCAGCAATTTATTGATCAGCAATAGACCCTTAAATAAAGTTTAGATCTGCACCGAATTAGTCATTAACCTATTAAGTTAGGAGAtaccatgacaaaaaaaaaaacttgatagggttaaaattgaaattttacttATATTCACTCTATATAAAAAGAAAGACAAGAGCTTTCTACAAATTGATCATATCACCAAGTATATCAACCGATTAAATAAAAAGATGACTATATCACTCTCCAAAGTAGTAGTATCAATGTCAATGTTATTAGCCATAATTTTTTCCTTGAATTTCAATGTTGGAGTGGGTGGTGAGGATGACTTGATTCCACCACCCATAGTGGTAGTTTCCATTTACAATAGATTGAACAATAAGGAGCTTGGTGTTCATTGCAAAGACAAACACACAGATTTTGGATTCCAAAGAGTTTCAGTTGGGCATATGTGGGGTTTCACCTTCCGTCCTAATCCTCTTTGGTTCACATCATTATACTTTTGCAGCTTTACATGGTATGGAGCACCAGTTCACCGCTTTGACATTTATGATCACAACCGTGACAAGCATGCTTGTGAAACTTGTGTTTGGGATATCTTTGAAACTGGTCCATGCAGGGCTACGGATAATGATTCTGTACAATGTTATGCTTGGAAACAATAATCATGGTGGGGTGTAACATATATATTACATGATCGATTTTAGTATGGCTATGATGATGATAGTTATAATAATGGTTATATAAatgttgttaaaattaaagtcaaattttttcttaaattttgataaCGTTTTTTTTAactatactttttaaaaaatattgctaaaataataaaaaagtgttactttaattttgacaatattgatgagtttggaaaactctaaactaaattgatgatgatcaaacattattaacagcaaaattattaaactaatcTTGGTTAACgtgttaattaaaataattttgttgtgcaggatTAATATTGGGCCGAAAACAAATTTAGTGTGCTAGCCCAATTTACACTCAGCCTtggttttaataacaaaaaatgaatGTGGCTGATTTAATGTTACTTGGGCCAAATAATTTTTGATTGCTCCAAACCCAAGTGTGTTACATGCTTTCcatttgttttatgcatgctccaagttttatcaggaaagcaaatgttattaatGGGCCAAGATCAAATAATATTGCAACCAAGCCCAATTTTATAAGAGTTCCTCATGCATGATCCGAAACCAAAGAAGGAAGAAAGCAAAATTGCTTTCAACGGATCCAAAGATTCAAACATTAGATGGATTCCAAAATCCATTTAATTGCAATGTgttgcatgggaactatgagagagaacaTGAGTGACTTTGATTTGATGGACATTATTGAAGCTACACGTTACTCAGTAAAGGGATGTAAACATTTACTTTGCTTTATCAAACCACTTTAGTTAATGTCCatattctctttcttctctctcacaaCTCTTTCTCTCTTCGGTCATTACTCAGGAAATATTGGCAGCCATGGAAGCAAAAGTAAGCTACCGAGATGAAGAgaaagcaagcctaaagaccatcacaatgatggcaagaaaacatactaaaataaaaatgagctgtgactaagatattcaccaaatgtggttagatttggtgaggttatcctgagtctttcatgctcaaaatggaagaagaagattcggccagctggaggagattcttgaagcatggcttgtcttcgattctgctcaaccaccacaggaagtagctagagtggcgaagtgatggttgaaggcagagattgaagcagatgaagtcatcatcatcatgaagcatcaagggccagaatttcatcttggagagcaagccaaggatggagagctcggattgatgaagggtgatgatcaagaaaggactagaggtaattgcatgttggttaatgcatggttatctcttctctctctatgtggccgaaccggttttgttgaaggaagaagaagttggttcagttttggcttcaataagtggaggctcccctcttctatattaagggtggacagccattgtttgaagcaaggagaaaatttgagagtgcaaggcacagagttctcagagctacctgagctaacagttttctcttctccttcaatgtattctgtttagtatttttctgtttaattttgtcatgtcttgagtctcatggaaaaggcaaacagtgatgtttgtatgaaaaagccatagagcggaaaaaggcagagagtgcaaaattaaaagaaaaagccatagatgtcttagagttcctttgttcatctatgttgtgtttcatgattctgtgggaatccccttgtaagttgggttagcactttacaagttgtaatctgtttgattatagtgaaattccatcattgttgtgatggagactggatgtaggctgcactgcacttagcagccgaaccaggatatatcttggtgtaattttctttctctcctactccattcctgttttctactgcacaggagcaaaaacaaaaaatgtctcgtgccaagtgacgagataaaatgaaaatgtctcgtggctagggacgagctaaaaacagaaaagtctcctctgaatccagcaagtgttagcaagcaaaaaaaaggggctaagattcaacccccccttctcttagccactgaaaccatcaattggtatcagagcttggtctcaaagagaagatcctcatggcagaaaacagtggcgcaaatgtggtgtcttataatctaactgaaggacaatcaagcaacagaccccctcttttcaatgggaaaaactatacctattggaaggagaggatgaagatattcgtacaagcagtggattacagactttggaagattatcctCGAAGGGCCTAaatttccaactaccacaagtgcagaaggagttgtttctatcaaaccagaagcaagatggaccgaggaagataggaagaaggtggagttaaatgccaaggcaataaatctgctcaattgtgctatcagctttgaggagtaccgacgggtatcaagatgcacaacggcaaaggaaatctgggacaaattgcaaatcacccataaaggaaccaccattgtcaaGAAGACTCGGGCAGATATGCTAAACAGAGAATATGAaacgtttgcaatgaaggaaggagagtccattgatgaaatgtttgaacgtttcaatgctatcattgttggcttagatgctctgggaattacacattctgattctgtgctagtgagaagagtgttgagatgtctcacaaaagagtgggaaactaaagccttaattatttctgagagcagtagcttAGACTCTATGActcttgatgatttgagaggaaatcttcttgcttttgaaaatacctatttgaaaaaagatacaaaaaagaaaggaattgcattttcttctgtgactaaccccctggatgatgaatccagtgataactcttctgaaaatgagtttgttttatttgcaaaaaaattcaggaaaatggctaagctcagaggcaaaggcagcagcacaAGGAAAGTGAAGAAAGACCTCAGCAAGGTAACTTgctacaattgcaaggaaatggggcatttcaaatctgattgtcccaagctgaagaaggaggaaaagccaaaaagaggaaagaagaaaggactgatggccacatgggaagacttggagaatgattctgatgatgatgatgaagaaaccgagaccaagtcacaaacatgtctcatggcagaccacatagatcaggtagtctttcataaccctaatactgaagatctccatcttatgatagaccacctttctgaaaaaataagatgttttctgctggaaaatcaagaacttgaacagcaaattaccattcttaaggccgaaaacagttttctaaaagaaaaagtgagagaggccgaaactgcttgtgatcttgttgaagaaaataagcagttaagagcccaagttaggagctgtgaaagtaaccattgtgttcttgcatatgtggactgttttaaacaaaatgaagagttgcttaaaaagGTTAAAAGACTTGAGGAAGACTTGGCCAAATTTACACAAAGTTCTGAAAGTTTAAAtcacatcttggctagtcaaaaacctctttatgataaggctgggttggggtttcataaatctgaaaattcacattttgaaaatattgcttcatcttctaatgacacaagatttcaagatcccacctactttaacaaaaaggcaactccaaggttttgtagactatgcaatcggaatggacactttcccattcaatgctttttcggtgaaagaatggttggtgacaaagtttataaaattgtttttgattacaatggcttaggacatagaagatggtttaacgtaaaaggatccaaaaagatttggatacctaaggttacttaagcattgttttgtaggtgtgcctagcatccaaaaggaaggaaaatgtgtggtatatggacagcggatgctctaggcatatgaccggaaaggcaaccttcttcataaagcttgatgactatgatggaggacttgtcactttcggtgatgatgcaaaaggaaaaattgtggctgttgggaaagttggtaaaaacttttcttcttgtataaatgatgttctccttgtacatggcttgaaacataatttgcttagtgttagtcaactttgtgatttgggttttgaagttatttttaagaaatctgtttgtttagttgtgtgtgaaaaaactgggaatgttctttttgaagctaaaagatgcaacaatgtgtatggattaactcttgaggatttaaaggaacaaaatgtaacatgcttcacatcttttgaatctgaaaaatggctttggcatagaaagttgggacatgctagcatgtatcaaatttctaagctagttaaaagaaatttggttagagggatcccaaacatcaagtttgataaggatcttacttgtgacgcttgtcaattaggcaaacaagtaaaatcctcttttaaatcaaaagatggaatctcaaccaaacggccattggaaatgttacatattgatctttttggtcctactagaactcaaagtttaggaggtaaacattatggtcttgtggtggtagatgattactctagatttggttgggtacttttccttgctcataagaatgatgccttttatgctttttccaccctttgtaagaaaattcaaaatgaaaaggatttgaaaattgcccatttaagaagtgatcatggaagagaatttgaaaatcaagattttgaaaaattctgtgatgacttagggatttctcacaatttttcatgtcctagaaccccccaacaaaatggagtggttgaaagaaggaatagaagccttcaagaaatgactagggctatgttgtgtgagagtgaaattcctaaattcttatgggctgaagctgtgaacacagcatgttatattttgaatagaacaatcattagaaaagggttaaagaaaacaccttatgagctatggaaaggaacccctccaaatcttaagtattttcatgtttttggatgcaaatgttttgtgcttaataataaagaaaaccttggaaagtttgatccaaaatcctatgaaggaatgtttgttggatattccaccacaagcaaggcctatagagtttatctcaaggagcataggacaatagaggaatccatacatgttactttttgtgattctaacttaattcccagtattgtgaaggatattgattcagattgtgaagaggctggaacaaataaagaaaatcccaaatctgttcaaattgaagaatctgtcagcccggttttgtctcgtcagattggaggagacatttccattttgtctcctgaacaggcacgagcaactgaaacagtgagaccaccagaagttcatcaaagctctacacctgtccgaaagcctagagaatggaagtctatgagaggttatcctcatgatttcatcattggtgatccctctcatggtgtaacaacaagatcatccaccaaaaggcaagccgaacctagcaatcttgctctcttgtcacaaatagagcccaacaatgtcaaacaagctcttgaggatccatcatgggttaaagcaatgcaagaagagcttgctcaatttgacaagaatgaggtttggacactagtacctcatccggatggtaagaaagttaccggtactaagtgggtatttaaaaataaacttggtgaggatggacaagttgttcgtaacaaggctagattagtggcccaaggttacgatcaagaagagggtatagattttgatgagtcttttgctccggtagctagaatggaagcaattagattgcttcttgcctatgccgcccataaaggtttcaaaatgtttcaaatggatgttaagtgtgctttccttaatggctttattgatagagaagtgtatgtggcacaaccccccggttttgaacaaaaagagtttccaaatcatgttttcaaattaactaaggccctttatggtcttagacaagctccaagagcttggtatgaaaggcttagtgccttcttgttggaaaataaatttcaaaggagaaccaccgacactactttatttatcaaagcatctaatgatgacatgcttcttgttcaagtttatgttgatgacattgtatttggatcggcaaacatttccttgtgtgaagagtttggaaaactcatgactagtgagtttgaaatgagtttaatgggagagcttaccttctttcttggcctccaaattaaataaactcctagtggtacttttatttaccaaggaaagtatgcaaaagaacttatcaaaaaatttggcctagaaaattccaaagcaatgagtacaccaatgcatcccaacacaaaacttgaaaaggatgatgatggtcaagatgtggatgaaacaaggtatagaggaatgataggttcactcatgtaccttacctcctctagaccggatattgttcaaagtgtgggtgtatgttcaagatttcaatctcacccaaaagaatcccatcttacggctgttaaacgcatcattagatacattaagggaacttgtgattatggcttgtggtatcctaaatctgatgaattttgtgcagtagggttttgtgatgcagattatgcgggagatagagtggatagaagaagcacgtccggcatgtgttgcttccttggaagctcactcaatatgtggtcaagcaagaaacaagccacagtggctttatccacagctgaagcagaatacatttccgcatctgcatgttgcactcaactaatttggttaaaaacacaattagaagattacaaattaaaaatcaatagtatacccttattttgtgacaatatgagtgctataaacatctcaaaaaatcctgttctgcactcaagaacaaagcacattgaaattaaatatcatttcattagagaacatgtgcaaaaggaaactattgatattcaatttgtaaaatctgaagaccaaattgctgatatttttacaaaaccactctatgaagacagattctgtaccttgagaaaaagtttgggaatgtttgatttaagtttcattgaaaatttgtgaattttttaactctgttcagttttgtctcgtaggtttggacgagataaaaacgCAAGCTTGATGGAGGAGCTCTGTTCAGGGGGAGGCAACACAGATTTAAATTCTCCTGGGCCCCACCTAATAAATTCTGACCCCACCATGGCAGTTTAGTTAGTTATTCCTTCcttgaaaaataaaatcacaaaatctcttaGATTGTCTTTTCAAATCTAGTTGGAAGATACATGttgtcaaatcatatcttttccttcCAACTaaatcccttgattcaaggaaaaACTCCCTCTTTATCACTTTTTGAAACTCCCATTTGGATAATAACCGTGCCATTATGGTCATTAACCTCCCATCATCTCTCTCCAATCCTCATTTATTGCACCTCTAACCTCCTTTCATCCTCCTCTCATTCGGCCCTCACCCCTTCATATTCAACCCATCATTCAtccaccatgaaaaagaaaaccgctGTTAGGCGAAGTAGCCGAACCCCCATTCCAAAAAACCCACCTTTCTCATCACCTCCAACCCATACACATATCCATCTCCATTCTACCTCATCCTCTACTCAGTCACCTCCCTccaagaaaaccgaaaccatgcgCCGAAAGGTTATTGCTCAAAAAACCTCAGGGAGAGGCAAGACAGGGAAGAACAAGCAACCAAatgttgaagaagatgaagaagactcACAGACTACTCCACCTCCATCACCACCAAAAAGATCTACCCCTCATGCAAAAagctctcacaagaaacagaaaacCTTTGCTCTGCATGACACAAGCGAACCCCCCAATCTGGAATCTCTAGAGTTCAAAAATAAATTCCACAAAACTCATTCACATTTTGATCCTTCTCGCTTCCACTCATGTGCATTCTATGAATTTCACAAAGACGTTCTTCTGCAGCGCCATCTCTGCCCCTCTTACTTGGTGAACCTTCCAAATCTTGCCACCAAAGGAATGAACTTTTCGTCTCTGTTTGATGCTCTGAAATGGACTCCTCTGACTCACATTCAGAAATTGGTATACCCGGGGCTGGTccgggaattttatgcaaacatgcgtTTGATTGGTGGGTCAATCCACTCTTACGTCAAGCGTGTTTACATAACCCTCACCCCTCAAACCATTGGTGCTGCTCTTGGGTATGAAGATGAGGGACCAAATGTTTATATGGTTGATAAATGGGATAATCAAGTGGGAGTTACTCAACAAACTGTCATGCAACACATCTGTGCCAACCTGTCCGGGCTTGATGGATTAATCCCAACTCACAAATCCCTCGGCCCAGAGAACTCTCTGTTACACCGTATCATCACTCATATCAtcactcctcaaagtggttctca
Encoded here:
- the LOC112749294 gene encoding S-protein homolog 5; amino-acid sequence: MTISLSKVVVSMSMLLAIIFSLNFNVGVGGEDDLIPPPIVVVSIYNRLNNKELGVHCKDKHTDFGFQRVSVGHMWGFTFRPNPLWFTSLYFCSFTWYGAPVHRFDIYDHNRDKHACETCVWDIFETGPCRATDNDSVQCYAWKQ